In Rissa tridactyla isolate bRisTri1 chromosome 23, bRisTri1.patW.cur.20221130, whole genome shotgun sequence, the following are encoded in one genomic region:
- the CADM3 gene encoding cell adhesion molecule 3 isoform X3 has product MLPLGLLLLLACVGAARGNLSRDESQPTTSDETVVAGGTVVLKCQVEDPDDSSLQWSNPAQQTLYFGEKRALRDNRIQLERSTPNELTISISDVVLSDEGEYTCSIFTMPVRTAKALVTVLGIPQKPQIFGHEQPIDEEKIARLTCRSSGSKPAAQLRWKKGNKELKDEGTEVVEDPNGKTFTVSSRVEFRVTKEDNEAEVTCTVDHESLQNSERSTTQKLQVHYKPTAKIEPHPQYPREGEKLQLQCDGQGNPIPQEFLWEKEGSDAPLQLSSDSVLIFPFLNKSDSGTYVCTATSSMGSVVAKYNLDVSDASPVPSTSSTYHAVIGGVVAVIVFLLLSLLIVLGHYLIRHKGMCIRHGETVTSRHRQNPAEVMCTYLTHEAKGSDDAPDADTAIINAEGGQASGDDKKEYFI; this is encoded by the exons AGAGCCAGCCCACGACGTCGGACGAGACCGTGGTGGCCGGTGGGACAGTGGTGCTCAAGTGCCAGGTGGAGGATCCCGATGACTCCTCACTGCAGTGGTCCAACCCTGCCCAGCAGACCCTCTACTTCGGGGAGAAGCGAG ccctgcgaGATAACAGGATCCAGCTGGAGAGGTCCACACCCAATGAGCTGACCATCAGCATCAGTGACGTGGTGCTGTCGGATGAGGGGGAATACACCTGCTCCATCTTCACCATGCCCGTGCGGACTGCGAAGGCCCTGGTCACCGTGCTGG GAATCCCCCAGAAACCACAAATCTTCGGCCACGAGCAGCCCATTGATGAGGAGAAGATAGCTCGGCTGACCTGCCGGTCCTCTGGCAGCAAACCTGCGGCCCAGCTCCGGTGGAAGAAGGGCAACAAGGAGCTGAAGG ATGAGGGCACCGAGGTGGTGGAGGACCCCAATGGAAAGACCTTCACGGTGAGCAGTCGGGTGGAGTTCCGCGTCACCAAGGAGGACAACGAAGCTGAGGTGACCTGCACCGTGGACCACGAGTCCCTGCAGAACTCCGAGAGGTCAACTACGCAGAAGCTGCAGGTCCACT aCAAACCGACGGCGAAGATCGAGCCGCATCCCCAGTACCCGCGGGAAGGCGAGAAGCTCCAGCTGCAGTGCGATGGGCAGGGCAACCCCAT cccccaggaattCCTATGGGAAAAGGAAGGCAGCGACGCGCCCCTGCAGCTGAGCTCCGACAGCGTCCTCATCTTCCCCTTCCTCAACAAGAGCGACAGCGGCACCTACGTCTGCACGGCCACCAGCTCCATGGGCAGCGTCGTGGCCAAGTACAACCTCGACGTCAGCG ATGCCAGCCCCGTGCCCTCGACCTCCAGCACGTACCACGCGGTGATCGGCGGGGTGGTTGCCGTCatcgtcttcctcctcctcagtctCCTCATCGTCTTGGGACACTACCTGATCAGACACAAAG GTATGTGCATAAGACACGGGGAGACGGTCACATCCAGACATCGGCAAAACCCAGCAGAGGTGATGT gcacttACCTGACCCACGAGGCCAAGGGGTCAGACGATGCCCCGGACGCCGACACGGCCATCATCAACGCAGAGGGCGGCCAAGCCAGCGGCGACGACAAGAAGGAGTATTTCATCTAA
- the LOC128901182 gene encoding serum amyloid P-component-like, translating into MGQLWLWLAILAGLSGIVAQEDLYRKVFVFRNDPSNAYVVLRAKPEQPLQNFTLCLRSYTDLTRPHGLFSYATKAQDNDILLFKPKPGEYRLYVGGKFVAFRVPEGRGDWEHVCASWESATGVAEFWLNGKPWPRKGLQRGYAVGAEAAILLGQEQDAFGGGFDVYNSFSGELADVYLWDVGLSPDKMRAAYQSLRLPPALLAWRSLSYEVKGDVVVKPRLWEVLGP; encoded by the exons ATGGGCCAGCTGTGGCTCTGGCTTGCCATCCTGGCCGGGCTCTCGGGGATCGTGGCCCAGGAAG ACCTGTACCGAAAGGTGTTCGTCTTCCGGAATGACCCCAGCAACGCctacgtggtgctgagggccaaaCCGGAGCAGCCGCTGCAGAACTTCACCCTGTGCCTGCGCTCCTACACCGACCTGACGCGGCCCCACGGCCTCTTCTCCTACGCCACCAAGGCGCAGGACAACGACATCCTCCTCTTCAAGCCCAAGCCCGGCGAGTACCGCCTCTACGTGGGGGGAAAATTCGTCGCCTTCCGCGTCCCCGAGGGCCGCGGGGACTGGGAGCACGTCTGCGCCAGTTGGGAATCGGCCACCGGCGTCGCCGAGTTTTGGCTCAACGGGAAGCCCTGGCCCCGcaaggggctgcagaggggctacGCGGTGGGGGCGGAGGCGGCCatcctgctggggcaggagcaggacgcCTTCGGGGGCGGCTTCGACGTCTACAACTCCTTCTCGGGCGAGCTGGCCGACGTCTACCTGTGGGACGTGGGGCTGTCCCCGGACAAGATGAGAGCCGCCTACCAGTCCCTGCGCCTGCCGCCCGCCCTCCTGGCCTGGAGGAGCCTGAGCTACGAGGTGAAAGGCGACGTGGTGGTGAAACCCCGgctctgggaggtgctggggccaTGA
- the CADM3 gene encoding cell adhesion molecule 3 isoform X2 — MLPLGLLLLLACVGAARGNLSRDESQPTTSDETVVAGGTVVLKCQVEDPDDSSLQWSNPAQQTLYFGEKRALRDNRIQLERSTPNELTISISDVVLSDEGEYTCSIFTMPVRTAKALVTVLGIPQKPQIFGHEQPIDEEKIARLTCRSSGSKPAAQLRWKKGNKELKDEGTEVVEDPNGKTFTVSSRVEFRVTKEDNEAEVTCTVDHESLQNSERSTTQKLQVHYKPTAKIEPHPQYPREGEKLQLQCDGQGNPIPQEFLWEKEGSDAPLQLSSDSVLIFPFLNKSDSGTYVCTATSSMGSVVAKYNLDVSDLSQLPTPHVHSTPAPPPGPSQPISHASMATASSFTPAPIQDASPVPSTSSTYHAVIGGVVAVIVFLLLSLLIVLGHYLIRHKGTYLTHEAKGSDDAPDADTAIINAEGGQASGDDKKEYFI; from the exons AGAGCCAGCCCACGACGTCGGACGAGACCGTGGTGGCCGGTGGGACAGTGGTGCTCAAGTGCCAGGTGGAGGATCCCGATGACTCCTCACTGCAGTGGTCCAACCCTGCCCAGCAGACCCTCTACTTCGGGGAGAAGCGAG ccctgcgaGATAACAGGATCCAGCTGGAGAGGTCCACACCCAATGAGCTGACCATCAGCATCAGTGACGTGGTGCTGTCGGATGAGGGGGAATACACCTGCTCCATCTTCACCATGCCCGTGCGGACTGCGAAGGCCCTGGTCACCGTGCTGG GAATCCCCCAGAAACCACAAATCTTCGGCCACGAGCAGCCCATTGATGAGGAGAAGATAGCTCGGCTGACCTGCCGGTCCTCTGGCAGCAAACCTGCGGCCCAGCTCCGGTGGAAGAAGGGCAACAAGGAGCTGAAGG ATGAGGGCACCGAGGTGGTGGAGGACCCCAATGGAAAGACCTTCACGGTGAGCAGTCGGGTGGAGTTCCGCGTCACCAAGGAGGACAACGAAGCTGAGGTGACCTGCACCGTGGACCACGAGTCCCTGCAGAACTCCGAGAGGTCAACTACGCAGAAGCTGCAGGTCCACT aCAAACCGACGGCGAAGATCGAGCCGCATCCCCAGTACCCGCGGGAAGGCGAGAAGCTCCAGCTGCAGTGCGATGGGCAGGGCAACCCCAT cccccaggaattCCTATGGGAAAAGGAAGGCAGCGACGCGCCCCTGCAGCTGAGCTCCGACAGCGTCCTCATCTTCCCCTTCCTCAACAAGAGCGACAGCGGCACCTACGTCTGCACGGCCACCAGCTCCATGGGCAGCGTCGTGGCCAAGTACAACCTCGACGTCAGCG ATCTTTCCCAGCTCCCCACCCCACACGTTCACTCCACTCCAGCCCCTCCGCCAGGCCCTTCCCAGCCCATCTCTCATGCTTCCATGGCCACCGCTTCATCCTTCACTCCAGCTCCCATCCAAG ATGCCAGCCCCGTGCCCTCGACCTCCAGCACGTACCACGCGGTGATCGGCGGGGTGGTTGCCGTCatcgtcttcctcctcctcagtctCCTCATCGTCTTGGGACACTACCTGATCAGACACAAAG gcacttACCTGACCCACGAGGCCAAGGGGTCAGACGATGCCCCGGACGCCGACACGGCCATCATCAACGCAGAGGGCGGCCAAGCCAGCGGCGACGACAAGAAGGAGTATTTCATCTAA
- the CADM3 gene encoding cell adhesion molecule 3 isoform X4, whose amino-acid sequence MLPLGLLLLLACVGAARGNLSRDESQPTTSDETVVAGGTVVLKCQVEDPDDSSLQWSNPAQQTLYFGEKRALRDNRIQLERSTPNELTISISDVVLSDEGEYTCSIFTMPVRTAKALVTVLGIPQKPQIFGHEQPIDEEKIARLTCRSSGSKPAAQLRWKKGNKELKDEGTEVVEDPNGKTFTVSSRVEFRVTKEDNEAEVTCTVDHESLQNSERSTTQKLQVHYKPTAKIEPHPQYPREGEKLQLQCDGQGNPIPQEFLWEKEGSDAPLQLSSDSVLIFPFLNKSDSGTYVCTATSSMGSVVAKYNLDVSDASPVPSTSSTYHAVIGGVVAVIVFLLLSLLIVLGHYLIRHKGTYLTHEAKGSDDAPDADTAIINAEGGQASGDDKKEYFI is encoded by the exons AGAGCCAGCCCACGACGTCGGACGAGACCGTGGTGGCCGGTGGGACAGTGGTGCTCAAGTGCCAGGTGGAGGATCCCGATGACTCCTCACTGCAGTGGTCCAACCCTGCCCAGCAGACCCTCTACTTCGGGGAGAAGCGAG ccctgcgaGATAACAGGATCCAGCTGGAGAGGTCCACACCCAATGAGCTGACCATCAGCATCAGTGACGTGGTGCTGTCGGATGAGGGGGAATACACCTGCTCCATCTTCACCATGCCCGTGCGGACTGCGAAGGCCCTGGTCACCGTGCTGG GAATCCCCCAGAAACCACAAATCTTCGGCCACGAGCAGCCCATTGATGAGGAGAAGATAGCTCGGCTGACCTGCCGGTCCTCTGGCAGCAAACCTGCGGCCCAGCTCCGGTGGAAGAAGGGCAACAAGGAGCTGAAGG ATGAGGGCACCGAGGTGGTGGAGGACCCCAATGGAAAGACCTTCACGGTGAGCAGTCGGGTGGAGTTCCGCGTCACCAAGGAGGACAACGAAGCTGAGGTGACCTGCACCGTGGACCACGAGTCCCTGCAGAACTCCGAGAGGTCAACTACGCAGAAGCTGCAGGTCCACT aCAAACCGACGGCGAAGATCGAGCCGCATCCCCAGTACCCGCGGGAAGGCGAGAAGCTCCAGCTGCAGTGCGATGGGCAGGGCAACCCCAT cccccaggaattCCTATGGGAAAAGGAAGGCAGCGACGCGCCCCTGCAGCTGAGCTCCGACAGCGTCCTCATCTTCCCCTTCCTCAACAAGAGCGACAGCGGCACCTACGTCTGCACGGCCACCAGCTCCATGGGCAGCGTCGTGGCCAAGTACAACCTCGACGTCAGCG ATGCCAGCCCCGTGCCCTCGACCTCCAGCACGTACCACGCGGTGATCGGCGGGGTGGTTGCCGTCatcgtcttcctcctcctcagtctCCTCATCGTCTTGGGACACTACCTGATCAGACACAAAG gcacttACCTGACCCACGAGGCCAAGGGGTCAGACGATGCCCCGGACGCCGACACGGCCATCATCAACGCAGAGGGCGGCCAAGCCAGCGGCGACGACAAGAAGGAGTATTTCATCTAA
- the ACKR1 gene encoding atypical chemokine receptor 1: MGNCIPVSPSILESKNSLDLMDILGNLSYDVTAYEDSNGTFPDYDAAPCHNEYCPLFQRVAPTFLAVTCAVATLGTGALLVALAKRPHAWGWPQSRALVAQLAVGMGLFTTLLPAVAVGIGQGWRLGTGLCSLTHLLWHWSLFAQGLLVASGSCSTAWCRWDPRSRRLTVAVWAGALLLATPVALASGTVASPVTSCVRRSVAILSPAYLLHLAFCLCLFLLLPAGLLVATLAVPRLRAGWQPGVGASWLFFGLWLPYGVGLGVDFLLRARLLQPSCGTFEHFDYVLGLGEGLGVLHCCLGPAALLAARLRRC, from the exons ATGGGCAACTGCATCCCGGTG AGCCCCAGCATCCTGGAGAGCAAGAACTCCCTGGACCTGATGGACATCCTGGGCAACCTCTCCTACGACGTGACCGCCTACGAGGACAGCAACGGGACCTTCCCGGACTACGACGCCGCGCCCTGCCACAACGAGTACTGTCCCCTCTTCCAGCGTGTGGCCCCCACTTTCCTGGCCGTCACCTGCGCTGTGGCCACCCTGGGCACCGGGGCGCTGCTGGTGGCACTGGCCAAGCGGCCACATGCCTGGGGCTGGCCCCAGAGCCGAGCGCTGGTGGCCCAGCTGGCGGTGGGGATGGGGCTCTTCACCACCCTGCTGCCGGCGGTGGCGGTGGGCATCGGGCAGGGCTGGCGGCTGGGCACGGGGCTCTGCAGCCTCACCCACCTGCTGTGGCACTGGAGCCTCTTCGCCCAGGGGCTACTGGTGGCCAGCGGCTCCTGCAGCACCGCCTGGTGCCGCTGGGACCCCCGGAGCCGACGCCTGACCGTGGCCGTGTGGGCTGGGGCGCTGCTGCTGGCGACGCCGGTGGCTCTCGCCAGCGGCACGGTGGCGTCCCCGGTGACGAGCTGCGTCCGCCGGAGCGTGGCCATCCTCTCCCCCGCGTACCTGCTGCACCTCGCCTTCtgcctctgcctcttcctgctgctgccggcggggctgctggtggccacgCTGGCCGTGCCGCGGCTGAGGGCGGGCTGGCAGCCGGGCGTGGGGGCGAGCTGGCTCTTCTTTGGGCTCTGGCTGCCTtacggcgtggggctgggggtggatTTCCTCCTGCGAgcccggctgctgcagcccagctgcgGCACCTTCGAGCACTTTGACTACGTGCTGGGgctgggcgaggggctgggggtgctgcactGCTGCCTGGGGCCCGCCGCCCTGCTCGCCGCCCGCCTCCGCCGCTGCTGA
- the LOC128901098 gene encoding serum amyloid P-component-like produces MGRLWLCLLALAALFGLAAPREKVTAQIQAHPPAPTMYHQLTLSCEVSGDPGPQEFLWEKEGHRDPLQKGPDNVLLFRSFNKTHLGTYICRATGSLGTAMATYNLWIDDLVNKVFVFPQATNDSHVLVRAKPEQPLQNFTLCLRSYTDLTRPHGLFSYATKAQDNDILLFKPKPGEYRLYVGGKFVAFRVPEGVMASEHVCVSWESATGIVGFWLNGKPWPRKGLQRGYAVGAEAAILLGQEQDAFGGGFDAQKSFVGEMCSVYMWDTGISTSGVMAAMNNRPANAPIFGWRNFPYTTVGEVYLKP; encoded by the exons ATGGGGCGGCTGTGGCTCTGCCTCCTCGCCCTCGCCGCGCTCTTCGGCCTCGCTGCCCCACGAG AAAAAGTGACGGCCCAGATCCAGGCTCACCCGCCGGCACCCACCATGTACCACCAGCTGACGCTCTCCTGCGAGGTCTCGGGGGACCCCGG CCCCCAGGAGTTCCTGTGGGAGAAGGAAGGACATCGTGACCCCCTGCAGAAAGGCCCCGACAACGTCCTCCTCTTCCGCTCCTTCAACAAGACCCACTTGGGCACCTACATCTGCAGGGCCACCGGCTCCCTGGGCACCGCCATGGCCACCTACAACCTGTGGATAGACG ATCTGGTGAACAAAGTGTTCGTGTTCCCCCAAGCGACCAACGACTCCCACGTGCTGGTGAGGGCCAAACCGGAGCAGCCGCTGCAGAACTTCACCCTGTGCCTGCGCTCCTACACCGACCTGACGCGGCCCCACGGCCTCTTCTCCTACGCCACCAAGGCGCAGGACAACGACATCCTCCTCTTCAAGCCCAAGCCCGGCGAGTACCGCCTCTACGTGGGGGGAAAATTCGTCGCCTTCCGCGTCCCCGAGGGCGTCATGGCGAGCGAGCACGTCTGCGTCAGCTGGGAATCCGCCACTGGCATCGTGGGCTTTTGGCTCAACGGGAAGCCCTGGCCCCGcaaggggctgcagaggggctacGCGGTGGGGGCGGAGGCGGCCatcctgctggggcaggagcaggacgcCTTCGGGGGCGGCTTCGACGCCCAGAAGTCCTTCGTGGGGGAAATGTGCTCCGTGTACATGTGGGACACGGGGATCTCCACCTCGGGGGTGATGGCGGCCATGAACAACCGCCCCGCCAATGCCCCCATCTTCGGCTGGAGGAACTTCCCCTACACGACCGTGGGCGAGGTGTACCTGAAGCCCTGa
- the CADM3 gene encoding cell adhesion molecule 3 isoform X1, whose protein sequence is MLPLGLLLLLACVGAARGNLSRDESQPTTSDETVVAGGTVVLKCQVEDPDDSSLQWSNPAQQTLYFGEKRALRDNRIQLERSTPNELTISISDVVLSDEGEYTCSIFTMPVRTAKALVTVLGIPQKPQIFGHEQPIDEEKIARLTCRSSGSKPAAQLRWKKGNKELKDEGTEVVEDPNGKTFTVSSRVEFRVTKEDNEAEVTCTVDHESLQNSERSTTQKLQVHYKPTAKIEPHPQYPREGEKLQLQCDGQGNPIPQEFLWEKEGSDAPLQLSSDSVLIFPFLNKSDSGTYVCTATSSMGSVVAKYNLDVSDLSQLPTPHVHSTPAPPPGPSQPISHASMATASSFTPAPIQDASPVPSTSSTYHAVIGGVVAVIVFLLLSLLIVLGHYLIRHKGMCIRHGETVTSRHRQNPAEVMCTYLTHEAKGSDDAPDADTAIINAEGGQASGDDKKEYFI, encoded by the exons AGAGCCAGCCCACGACGTCGGACGAGACCGTGGTGGCCGGTGGGACAGTGGTGCTCAAGTGCCAGGTGGAGGATCCCGATGACTCCTCACTGCAGTGGTCCAACCCTGCCCAGCAGACCCTCTACTTCGGGGAGAAGCGAG ccctgcgaGATAACAGGATCCAGCTGGAGAGGTCCACACCCAATGAGCTGACCATCAGCATCAGTGACGTGGTGCTGTCGGATGAGGGGGAATACACCTGCTCCATCTTCACCATGCCCGTGCGGACTGCGAAGGCCCTGGTCACCGTGCTGG GAATCCCCCAGAAACCACAAATCTTCGGCCACGAGCAGCCCATTGATGAGGAGAAGATAGCTCGGCTGACCTGCCGGTCCTCTGGCAGCAAACCTGCGGCCCAGCTCCGGTGGAAGAAGGGCAACAAGGAGCTGAAGG ATGAGGGCACCGAGGTGGTGGAGGACCCCAATGGAAAGACCTTCACGGTGAGCAGTCGGGTGGAGTTCCGCGTCACCAAGGAGGACAACGAAGCTGAGGTGACCTGCACCGTGGACCACGAGTCCCTGCAGAACTCCGAGAGGTCAACTACGCAGAAGCTGCAGGTCCACT aCAAACCGACGGCGAAGATCGAGCCGCATCCCCAGTACCCGCGGGAAGGCGAGAAGCTCCAGCTGCAGTGCGATGGGCAGGGCAACCCCAT cccccaggaattCCTATGGGAAAAGGAAGGCAGCGACGCGCCCCTGCAGCTGAGCTCCGACAGCGTCCTCATCTTCCCCTTCCTCAACAAGAGCGACAGCGGCACCTACGTCTGCACGGCCACCAGCTCCATGGGCAGCGTCGTGGCCAAGTACAACCTCGACGTCAGCG ATCTTTCCCAGCTCCCCACCCCACACGTTCACTCCACTCCAGCCCCTCCGCCAGGCCCTTCCCAGCCCATCTCTCATGCTTCCATGGCCACCGCTTCATCCTTCACTCCAGCTCCCATCCAAG ATGCCAGCCCCGTGCCCTCGACCTCCAGCACGTACCACGCGGTGATCGGCGGGGTGGTTGCCGTCatcgtcttcctcctcctcagtctCCTCATCGTCTTGGGACACTACCTGATCAGACACAAAG GTATGTGCATAAGACACGGGGAGACGGTCACATCCAGACATCGGCAAAACCCAGCAGAGGTGATGT gcacttACCTGACCCACGAGGCCAAGGGGTCAGACGATGCCCCGGACGCCGACACGGCCATCATCAACGCAGAGGGCGGCCAAGCCAGCGGCGACGACAAGAAGGAGTATTTCATCTAA